The following nucleotide sequence is from Zonotrichia leucophrys gambelii isolate GWCS_2022_RI chromosome 17, RI_Zleu_2.0, whole genome shotgun sequence.
CAATCGGGACACAGCGAGGGAGCCGGGACTGGCGGAGGATGCAGGCGcaggctccctgcaggcacGGATTGGGAAGCCGGGGCGAGCGGCCGGGatgctccctcccttcctctgaGCGCAGCATCGCGCTGCCCCGGCGGGATAAACACCCGCTTCCTGCCCTTAATcagctccagaggggctgggggggacagagaggcagagaaaaaaaaaattaaaaaaaaaaaacctctggaaagaaaaactcaTTTCCTGcgacagaagaaaaagataaagtCTGGATTCATTAAAGTGAACTTTACTGGGGAGAGACGGGAAAGAGCCAAACACAATGTCCTTGAAATTTCCTCCGCACGGCTCCGTCCACGAAAACAGGATAAAGCCGCTTCCGCTGTCTCTGCTGGAGTGCACCGGGGGGAGCTGGGGCCGGGGGCTGCTCACAGGCAGTCGAGGTGGGTGCAGACCTGCTGGAAAACCTCCTCCACAGAGCCCTCGGCGTTGAGCTGGGtacagaggggacagcggggggacTTGCCCGAGGGCTCTCACCCAAGAGCAGCTGGAACTCTCCCAAGGATGCATTTTGGCCATAGGGGAAGAGACCAGGGCTTGTTTAGGGCAAAGGGGTGCAGGCCATCCTTGGAGGGGGTCGTGTTGGGAATGAGAGGGGTCAGGCCCACCCCAAACTAGGCAGGACTGAGTTTTCCTGCTTCCCTCATCATCCCCATCCACCACTTCCCCTTCCATGGGACACAAGTCCCGAGCTGGCATCAGTCTCATTCCCGCTTACCTGGCGGACAATGCCTCTGCTCTTGTAGAAGGCAATGACAGGCTCAGTGGCCTTGTAGTAGGTCTCCAAACGCTTCTTGATGGTCTCCTCATTGTCATCCACCCTCCCACTGGTCTCTCCTCTCTTCAGCAGGCGCTTCACCATCGTGTCCTTCCCCGCATCCACGTAGAGCAGCAGCGTGGGGGGTGCGATCTGTGCACAGAGGGGACGTGGCTGTCACcacactgagctgctgtggctctggtTTGGCTTGGGGGGTGGTGGTCGTCAGCATGAGGGTCACAAATGTCCCCACCCAACCCTCTGCCTCCATTCACATGGGTCTGGGGGCCAGCAGGACACAGATGTCCCCATGCCATCTCCTGCCTTCCACTGCTTTGGTCTGGGAGCCACCAGGACACTCTTCCATGTAGAGGAAGGCAAAGGCACACTGCAGCCAAGCCCTGGCTCTCTGCCATCACCATCATGTCAGCACTGCTGTCGCGCTCTGACAGCCTGAGGACACCCTGGTCCCTCCCActgtgctctgggcacaggctgtccccaggcagggggACCTGCTGCCCAGTTTAGACCCTTCTGGGATGTGATCTCCGCTGGGATggggagcccaggctgctgctgcattgAGTCTCTGTGCTAAGCTGGtgtgtggcacagcccagcacagcacagcacagcacagcacagaacagcacagcacagaacagcacCAGTCCTCACCTTCTTCTCAAACTCCTCTCCCTGCTTCACCTCGCGGGGGTATCCATCGATCAGGAAGCCTTTGGACACGTCTGCTTTGGCCACCATGGCATCCCTCAGCATGTCCAGCACTGTGTCCTGGAGAGGGAGGACAGAGTTGCCACAGCTGGCATGGGACAACAAAACTCCCACCCAGCATCCCTGGgtccctgcagcatccctgctgcaAACCCCGCCCTGGGATGGCAGAGCCAGAGATGCCCGAGCCGTGTGCCAGCCATTACTGTGGCAGCCCCACTGacagccctgctcaccccaCCATGTGACAGCTGGTAGGGACTCACCAGGGGCACCAGCTCTCCCTTCTCCATGATGGCCTGCAGCTTCTTGCCCCGCTCCGAGCCCGAGCTGACCTC
It contains:
- the AK1 gene encoding adenylate kinase isoenzyme 1 isoform X1 — translated: MAEVPWGLCAQTWPHIPACPEKLKQHKIIFVVGGPGSGKGTQCEKIVQKYGYTHLSTGDLLRAEVSSGSERGKKLQAIMEKGELVPLDTVLDMLRDAMVAKADVSKGFLIDGYPREVKQGEEFEKKIAPPTLLLYVDAGKDTMVKRLLKRGETSGRVDDNEETIKKRLETYYKATEPVIAFYKSRGIVRQLNAEGSVEEVFQQVCTHLDCL
- the AK1 gene encoding adenylate kinase isoenzyme 1 isoform X2, producing MATEKLKQHKIIFVVGGPGSGKGTQCEKIVQKYGYTHLSTGDLLRAEVSSGSERGKKLQAIMEKGELVPLDTVLDMLRDAMVAKADVSKGFLIDGYPREVKQGEEFEKKIAPPTLLLYVDAGKDTMVKRLLKRGETSGRVDDNEETIKKRLETYYKATEPVIAFYKSRGIVRQLNAEGSVEEVFQQVCTHLDCL